The following are from one region of the Neurospora crassa OR74A linkage group III, whole genome shotgun sequence genome:
- a CDS encoding indoleamine 2,3-dioxygenase — protein MSPFEHLPTSTTATTSKQASSTESNESADSSFPDHIQSLLTKYDVTTNGFLPEGPPLEVLPGEYYTPWEDLIRRLSESLDAGTFRAEVDRLPVLQTDRLMREEEWRRAYVVLCFFAHGYIWGGRRPSEILPAPISVPLLSVSKHLDLPPIATYASLNLWNFRCVPPPSSSLPPSPPATPASSSSPSPSLTTCKTAAAKTPKVFDPTDLSRLQTLHTFTGTPSESCFYLVSVAMEAQGAYIIPIMLRALQAIGLRAEAWKESTTKALRELVRCVQAVGELLERMYEGCESMVFYHRIRPYLAGSKGMNSTSMGLGRGVFYDLGPLSPAGSERKTGEKGEEGVEGEEVQGQKRKGKWMAYRGGSNGQSSLIQFWDLVLGVEHVSAGHSSPHGQASHPSQSDTMKEKEKPFHEEVREYMPLKHRQFLTLVSKMGLGKGGIRKAVMEMVEAAEHEGRELDDKEKELQGAFTDATRALAGFRNKHLQIVARYIVIPSRQAVPEGSKRPGASLGDGKVGGGKDGQVVNLATASSGLSQGNDDKKNEGPELTGTGGTALLPFLKQTRDETLKAGEVGR, from the exons atgtcGCCCTTTGAACACCTCCCTACATCTACAACCGCTACTACCTCCAAGCAGGCCTCCTCCACCGAGTCCAACGAGTCTGCTGACTCCTCTTTCCCCGATCACATCCAGTCGCTATTAACCAAGTACGACGTTACGACCAACGGGTTCCTTCCAGAGGGACCACCGCTCGAGGTACTGCCTGGCGAGTACTACACGCCATGGGAAGACCTCATCAGACGGTTATCGGAGTCGCTCGATGCTGGAACGTTTCGAGCAGAGGTTGATCGCTTGCCGGTTTTGCAAACGGATCGATTGATgagggaggaagagtggAGGAGGGCGTATGTGGTGCTGTGTTTCTTTGCGCATGGGTATATTTGGGGTGGGAGGAGACCGTCTGAG atcCTTCCCGCGCCAATTTCTGTCCCACTCCTTTCTGTGTCCAAACACCTCGACTTGCCTCCCATAGCGACGTATGCATCGCTCAACCTATGGAACTTTCGATGTGTACCTcccccatcttcttcacttcctccttctcctccagcgacacccgcttcctcttcttccccttctccatctCTCACCACCTGCaaaaccgccgccgccaaaacACCCAAGGTATTCGACCCAACAGACCTATCCCGCTTACAAACCCTGCACACCTTCACCGGCACACCTTCGGAGTCCTGCTTCTACCTCGTCTCCGTAGCAATGGAAGCCCAAGGGGCATACATCATCCCCATCATGCTACGCGCGCTACAAGCCATCGGTCTACGCGCCGAAGCATGGAAGGAGTCGACAACCAAGGCGTTGCGGGAGTTGGTACGCTGCGTGCAAGCTGTGGGGGAGCTGTTGGAGCGGATGTATGAGGGGTGTGAGAGTATGGTGTTTTATCATCGGATTAGACCTTATTTGGCGGGGAGTAAGGGGATGaatagtacctctatggggctggggaggggggtgttTTATGATTTGGGGCCTTTGAGTCCTGCTGGTTCTGAGAGAAAGACaggggagaaaggggaagaaggggtagagggagaagaggtgCAAGgacaaaagagaaaaggaaaatgGATGGCATACAGAGGCGGGTCGAACGGACAATCGTCGCTTATCCAGTTTTGGGATCTGGTGTTGGGGGTGGAACATGTTAGTGCTGGACACTCTTCTCCTCATGGACAGGCTTCGCACCCTTCCCAATCAGACACCatgaaggagaaagaaaaacccTTCCATGAGGAAGTAAGGGAGTACATGCCACTTAAACACCGACAATTCCTCACCCTGGTATCAAAGATGGGAttgggaaaaggaggaatcAGAAAAGCAGTCATGGAGATGGTGGAAGCCGCAGAGCACGAGGGGAGGGAGTTGGACGATAAGGAAAAAGAATTGCAGGGTGCGTTCACCGATGCGACGAGGGCGTTGGCCGGGTTCAGGAATAAGCATTTGCAGATTGTCGCGAGGTATATCGTCATTCCTTCGAGGCAGGCGGTGCCGGAGGGGAGTAAGAGGCCGGGGGCATCTCTGGGGGATGGAAAAGTGGGTGGAGGCAAAGATGGGCAGGTGGTGAATTTGGCGACTGCTAGTTCGGGGTTGTCGCAGGGGAATGATGACAAGAAGAACGAAGGACCGGAACTGACGGGCACCGGAGGGACAGCGTTGTTGCCGTTTTTGAAGCAGACGAGGGATGAGACGTTGAAGGCGGGGGAAGTTGGAAGGTGA
- a CDS encoding stress responsive A/B barrel domain-containing protein yields the protein MRGTQPHVLRLFVAILAAVGLILFFDPLNLGLASSSAIGNFYPTDNRAGGWFMSSTITHIVLFKFKPDAGADRIKTISNRFLGLKEQCVTMTQQPYIRKISGGRDNSPEGLQGGLTHAFVVEFESAAERDYYVNLDPVHQSFKKDIEPFVEKVTVVDFTNGAF from the exons ATGCGCGGCACTCAACCGCACGTTTTGCGACTGTTTGTTGCCATCCTAGCAGCAGTCGGCCtgatcctcttcttcgatcCCCTCAACTTGGGACTCGCATCATCGTCAGCCATCGGCAACTTTTATCCCACAGACAATCGAGCAGGCGGGTGGTTCATGTCTTCCACAATTACCCATATCGTGTTGTTCAAGTTCAAGCCCGATGCGGGCGCCGATCGGATCAAGACG ATATCCAACCGGTTCCTCGGGCTCAAAGAACAATGCGTCACCATGACACAGCAGCCGTACATTCGCAAGATATCTGGCGGCAGGGATAACTCTCCAGAAGGATTGCAG GGCGGCCTTACCCATGCGTTCGTTGTCGAGTTTGAGTCCGCCGCCGAAAGAGACTACTACGTCAACTTGGATCCCGTCCATCAATCGTTCAAGAAGGATATCGAGCCTTTTGTGGAAAAGGTTACGGTGGTGGACTTTACCAATGGTGCTTTCTGA
- a CDS encoding kynureninase, with protein MSDFTSKVKVLRDGQKPEFPSNANTLEYAQSLDAQDELRHFRNEFIIPTRASLKKKALDGIIPGTQANGTTTSTDADTPCIYFVGNSLGAQPKAVRHYLEAQLETWASIGVNGHFSSLSNSPLTPWQDMAADCAAKSAAIVGAADPSEVVIMNTLTVNLHFMMASFYRPTDKRHKIILEWRPFPSDWYAFQSQIEWHGLDPEKSIVEMQPDENLYLSTEKILATIDEHAEDAALLLLPGIQYYTGQLFDIPRITKYAQERGIVVGWDLAHCAGNVELQLHDWNVDFAVWCTYKYLNGGPGSMAGAFVHERHGKVDMSLGKPVFKPRLSGWYGADKSVRFNMDKEFQPTPGAQGFQVSNPSAIDLTSLAAALSVFNKTSMKDLRSKALVLTAYTEHLLDEIVRRQPEGEEPAFKIITPRDPLQRGTQLSLLLRDGLMDKVAAALEENGVVCDKRKPNVIRVAPVPMYCRFEDVWKFMEIFEAAIRG; from the exons ATGAGCGACTTCACATCAAAAGTAAAAGTCCTCCGGGACGGCCAAAAGCCCGAATTTCCTTCCAACGCCAACACACTCGAATACGCTCAGAGTCTCGACGCCCAAGATGAGCTCAGACATTTCCGAAATGAATTCATCATTCCCACTCGCGCTtcgctgaagaagaaggctctTGACGGGATCATTCCCG GCACCCAAGCAAACGGCACCACTACTTCTACCGACGCTGACACCCCCTGCATTTACTTCGTCGGCAACTCCCTCGGCGCCCAACCCAAGGCCGTCCGGCACTACCTCGAAGCGCAACTCGAGACCTGGGCCTCCATCGGCGTCAACGGCCACTTCTCCTCACTTTCCAACTCGCCCCTCACCCCCTGGCAAGACATGGCCGCCGACTGCGCCGCCAAATCCGCCGCCATCGTCGGCGCCGCGGACCCTTCCGAAGTGGTCATCATGAACACCCTGACCGTCAACCTGCACTTCATGATGGCCTCCTTCTACCGCCCAACCGACAAGCGACACAAGATCATCCTGGAATGGCGTCCCTTCCCCAGCGACTGGTACGCCTTCCAGTCGCAGATCGAGTGGCACGGCTTAGACCCCGAGAAAAGCATAGTGGAGATGCAGCCTGACGAAAACCTGTACTTGTCGACGGAAAAGATCCTGGCCACCATCGATGAACATGCAGAGGACGCTGCACTACTGCTCCTGCCGGGTATTCAGTACTACACCGGCCAGCTATTCGACATCCCGCGCATCACCAAGTACGCTCAGGAGCGTGGCATCGTGGTCGGCTGGGACTTGGCTCACTGCGCGGGTAACGTCGAGCTTCAGCTGCATGACTGGAACGTCGATTTTGCCGTGTGGTGCACGTACAAGTACCTCAACGGTGGTCCTGGGTCCATGGCTGGCGCTTTTGTGCACGAGCGCCACGGCAAGGTGGACATGAGCTTGGGCAAGCCGGTATTCAAGCCAAGGCTGAGCGGATGGTATGGTGCCGATAAGAGCGTGCGGTTCAATATGGACAAGGAGTTCCAGCCCACGCCTGGTGCGCAGGGCTTCCAGGTGAGCAACCCGAGTGCCATCGACTTGACGAGCTTGGCGGCTGCCTTGTCGGTGTTCAACAAGACGAGCATGAAGGATTTGAGGAGTAAGGCGCTGGTGTTGACGGCGTATACGGAGCATTTGTTGGATGAGATCGTCAGGAGACAGCCAGAGGGCGAGGAGCCGGCCTTCAAGATCATTACGCCCAGGGATCCTTTGCAGAGAGGGACGCAATTGAGCTTGTTGTTGAGGGATGGCTTGATGGATaaggtggcggcggcgctggAGGAAAACGGTGTGGTGTGCGACAAGAGGAAACCAAACGTGATTCGCGTGGCGCCGGTGCCAATGTACTGCCGGTTCGAGGATGTGTGGAAGTTTATGGAGATCTTTGAGGCGGCTATCAGGGGTTAG
- the stk-54 gene encoding serine/threonine protein kinase-54, producing the protein MEDKKMEVDRETHVITSDPTPPPTAPSPTKNSSSPSIAVFHDCPRECPQEDHVKVGGEAQQDIDDTKSDSSEPEYFDIHDDDMTSPIEALSDYGPGGFHPVHLGDTLGPISDPSRFRVLHKLGHGGFGTVWLCRDTQDGKPKALKILSADASEKAAKACPDFKALQLLTHSVSHEEGLSQCFPHALRAHETAQDLLRKYHIALPYEHFWLPYQPNGSHLCLIAPFLGPNLESFCATYGHVTDLVKHVCFQLVEAMHFLHQKGLCHGDFRPANILFCLNEEVERMGDEELVDALGGVQMAKLTRTPLDKNNKDGAKEEEKEWPKELPRYLVGQADMFKLIRGGWCSPSVAVIDFGVSYPVTEPTGKGTGIPLGYAPPEEAITGKNQEGKEKTLVKLGPKSDVWSLGVTLAELVLDYFPFADSSDKLYGVKNMELVMGPIPEPFRSEFREWYKGIWGPDGTALQDVVMVTDPETGKSVLSPLSFSIKRWKEEKEYAKKESGYEDPIRSRMSLGLETLHTKRSGAAIEAQWARDKTKLPSYTWEQTEEEDEMDDDQFPTKKFDDIEVFSDLLRSIFKWMPEDRVSTAEIMAHPWFKDRYAPSKDTKREGVVSRLSQGTFGIINFMVGFPFKAGNFFFRVFSRVFGNFANPLWFL; encoded by the exons ATGGAGGATAAAAAGATGGAGGTCGACAGGGAGACGCATGTCATAACCAGTGATCCGACTCCCCCTCCTACCGCGCCATCCCCCACCAAGAACAGCAGCTCCCCCTCCATCGCCGTCTTCCACGATTGTCCTCGAGAGTGTCCGCAAGAGGATCATGTCAAGGTGGGGGGTGAAGCTCAACAAGATATCGACGACACCAAGTCCGACTCATCAGAGCCTGAATACTTCGACAttcacgacgacgacatgacTAGTCCCATTGAAGCCCTGAGCGACTATGGCCCTGGCGGCTTCCACCCCGTTCACTTAGGCGACACCCTTGGTCCTATCTCCGACCCTTCCCGCTTTCGTGTCCTCCACAAGCTCGGCCACGGCGGCTTCGGCACTGTCTGGCTCTGTCGCGACACTCAGGACGGCAAACCCAAAGCGCTCAAGATTCTTTCAGCTGATGCATCCGAAAAGGCGGCCAAGGCGTGTCCTGATTTCAAGGCCCTACAACTTCTCACCCACTCCGTCTCCCACGAAGAGGGTCTCTCCCAGTGCTTCCCTCATGCCCTCCGAGCTCATGAGACCGCCCAAGACCTCCTCCGAAAATACCACATCGCTTTGCCCTATGAGCACTTCTGGCTCCCCTACCAGCCCAACGGCTCGCACCTCTGTCTCATCGCCCCCTTTCTTGGTCCCAACCTAGAGTCATTCTGTGCCACCTACGGACACGTCACGGATCTGGTCAAACATGTGTGTTTCCAGCTTGTTGAGGCCATGCACTTCTTGCACCAAAAGGGGCTATGTCACGGGGATTTCCGGCCAGCCAACATTCTATTCTGCCTGAACGAGGAAGTAGAGAGAATGGGCGATGAAGAGCTGGTGGACGCTTTGGGAGGCGTGCAGATGGCGAAACTCACCAGAACCCCACtcgacaagaacaacaaggacggagccaaggaagaagagaaggaatggCCAAAAGAACTTCCTCGGTATTTGGTCGGACAGGCGGACATGTTCAAGTTGATCCGTGGAGGATGGTGTTCACCAAGCGTTGCCGTCATCGATTTTGGTGTGTCATATCCTGTCACCGAGCCAACTGGCAAAGGAACGGGAATCCCGCTGGGCTACGCACCACCAGAGGAAGCAATCACAGGCAAGAACCAAGAGGGCAAAGAGAAAACATTGGTCAAGCTCGGACCAAAGAGCGATGTCTGGTCTCTTGGCGTCACGCTTGCTGAGCTTGTGTTGGACTACTTCCCCTTTGCGGACTCCAGCGACAAGTTATATGGGGTCAAGAACATGGAGCTGGTCATGGGTCCTATCCCAGAGCCCTTTCGCTCAGAATTCAGGGAGTGGTACAAGGGAATTTGGGGTCCAGATGGGACTGCATTACAGGATGTCGTCATGGTGACTGATCCGGAGACGGGCAAGTCAGTCTTAAGCCCATTATCGTTTTCGATCAAGCggtggaaagaggaaaaggagtaCGCCAAAAAAGAGTCGGGCTACGAGGACCCGATCAGGTCTAGAATGTCGTTAGGATTGGAAACGCTGCACACAAAGCGCAGCGGGGCTGCTATTGAAGCTCAGTGGGCGAGGGACAAGACAAAATTACCAAGTTATACTTGGGAACAgacagaggaagaggatgagatgGACGACGACCAGTTTCCTACGAAGAAATTCGATGACATTGAGGTGTTTTCGGATTTGCTTAGGAGCATCTTCAAGTGGATGCCGGAGGATCGGGTGAGCACGGCCGAGATCATGGCTCATCCGTGGTTCAAGGACCGTTACGCTCCCTCCAAGGACACGAAACGGGAAGGCGTGGTGTCAAGACTCTCTCAAG GCACATTTGGTATCATCAACTTCATGGTCGGATTCCCTTTCAAAGCCGGTAATTTCTTCTTCCGCGTGTTCTCGCGAGTGTTCGGCAATTTTGCGAACCCCCTTTGGTTCTTGTAG